The Cyanobacteriota bacterium DNA window TTACCTTCGTAACGACTGCTGACGATCGGTAGCTCTTGTCGTGTTTGAGTAAAGTACTCATTGGGTCGAGGAGTACCAAACACATCGTAGGCTAAGCCAGTGCTTACAAACAACCAGCCAGCAATAAACAAGGCTGGAATTGTAATGCTGTGAATGACCCAGTAGCGAACACTAGTGATAATGTCAGCGAATGGACGCTCTCCAGTAGAACCTGAAGCCATTGTTAAATCCTCTCCCTAAATTACGGATATGATTTGCGGTTACAGATACGCAATGAATTGCAA harbors:
- the psbE gene encoding cytochrome b559 subunit alpha, whose product is MASGSTGERPFADIITSVRYWVIHSITIPALFIAGWLFVSTGLAYDVFGTPRPNEYFTQTRQELPIVSSRYEGKQQIGEFSKE